Proteins found in one Oncorhynchus mykiss isolate Arlee chromosome 17, USDA_OmykA_1.1, whole genome shotgun sequence genomic segment:
- the LOC110493353 gene encoding zinc finger protein 239-like, which translates to MDCFTSFYDPEELRRHTCRPHPCSDCRGSFICPIHLLPRKKTLKRKKTYPCGQCGKRFQTPSSLKTHQLTHTGKKSYHCSQCRKTFSCSFNLKRHQRIHTGEKPFHCFQCGKSFRMEGQLNEHKRIHTGEKPYHCFQCGKSFGRAGALKAHQLIHTGEKPYHCSQCGKSFSQAGHLKTHHRIHSGEKPYHCSVCEMSFPLLQTLNRHQLTHTRTMPYHCSQCGKSFSQTGSLRAHQLTHTVEKPYHCLQCGKSFSHSSNVTAHQLTHTGEKNYHCTQCGKSFSLARYLKKHSQTHTGEKPYHCPQCGKSFRQSSHLRAHKLTHTGEKPCTASLSVGRSSGRQQT; encoded by the coding sequence ATGGACTGCTTCACTAGTTTCTATGATCCAGAGGAGTTGAGAAGGCACACTTGTAGGCCCCACCCCTGCTCAGATTGCAGAGGCAGTTTTATTTGTCCAATTCACCTCCTACCACGCAAAAAGACCCTCAAAAGAAAGAAAACGTACCcgtgtggtcaatgtgggaagagatttcaGACACCAAGCAGCTTGAAGACGCACCAGCTTACTCACACAGGAAAGAAGtcgtaccactgctcccagtgtaggAAGACTTTCAGTTGTTCGTTCAATTTGAAGAGGCATcagagaatacatacaggagagaagcctttccactgctTCCAATGTGGGAAGAGCTTCCGTATGGAAGGACAGCTAAATGAAcacaagagaatacacacaggagaaaagccgtACCACTGctttcagtgtgggaagagctttggtCGGGCAGGAGCTCTAAAGGCACACCAGctaattcacacaggagagaagccataccactgctctcagtgtgggaagagcttcagtcAAGCAGGACACCTGAAGACACACCATCGAATTCACTCGGGAGAGAAGCCATACCACTGCTCTGTTTGTGAGATGAGTTTTCCTCTTTTACAGACCTTAAATAGACACCAGCTTACTCACACAAGAACGATGCCttatcactgctcccagtgtgggaagagcttcagtcAAACAGGAAGCCTGAGGGCACACCAGTTAACTCACACAgtagagaagccttaccactgccttcaatgtggaaagagtttcagtCATTCATCAAATGTGACGGCCCACCAGttaactcacacaggagagaagaatTACCACTGcactcagtgtgggaagagcttcagtcTGGCAAGATATCTGAAGAAACATAGTCAAAcgcacacgggagagaagccttaccactgccctcagtgtgggaagagtttccgTCAGTCATCACATCTGAGGGCACACAAGttaactcacacaggagagaagccctgTACCGCTTCTCTCAGTGTGGGAAGATCTTCAGGCAGACAGCAGACTTAA